A genome region from Meleagris gallopavo isolate NT-WF06-2002-E0010 breed Aviagen turkey brand Nicholas breeding stock chromosome 9, Turkey_5.1, whole genome shotgun sequence includes the following:
- the TAF7L gene encoding transcription initiation factor TFIID subunit 7-like isoform X1, producing the protein MSKSKDDAPHELESQFVLRLPPEYASTVRRAVQSGSVNLKDRLTIELHADGRHGIVRVDRVPLAAKLVDLPCIIESLKTIDKKTFYKTADICQMLVCTVDGDLYPPLEEQTVSTDPKANKKKDKDREKKFIWNHGITLPLKNVRKRRFRKTAKKKYIESPDVEKEVKRLLSTDAEAVSVRWEVIAEDETKEVDNHGSLTSLDISSPGMSGHKQGHGSSEHDELREIFNDISSSSEDEDERDHHDDEDLNIMDTEEDLERQLQDKPNESDGQQQENEGSNQIGESGGNAAESLGCRAAQPLLQVSAHSLPVMGIQKQIDNLKSKLQETQDRRKRQEDLIMKVENLALKTRLQAVLDEFKQQEEREKQQMTSLQEQLESLMEK; encoded by the exons ATGAGTAAGAGCAAGGACGACGCTCCGCATGAGCTGGAGAGCCAATTCGTGCTGCGGCTGCCGCCG GAATACGCCTCCACTGTGAGGAGAGCAGTTCAGTCCGGGAGCGTCAACCTGAAGGACAGACTCACCATTGAGCTGCACG CTGATGGGCGCCACGGGATCGTTCGTGTGGATCGAGTGCCGCTGGCAGCCAAGCTGGTGGACCTGCCCTGCATCATCGAGAGCTTAAAAACCATCGACAAGAAAACCTTCTATAAGACAGCAGATATCTGCCAG ATGCTTGTTTGCACTGTGGATGGCGATCTCTACCCTCCTTTGGAAGAGCAGACTGTGAGTACTGACCCcaaggcaaacaaaaaaaaggacaagGACCGAGAGAAGAAATTCATCTGGAACCATGGCA TTACTCTTCCCCTGAAAAATGTACGGAAGAGACGATTCCGGAAGACAGCTAAGAAGAAG TACATTGAATCTCCTGATGTTGAGAAGGAGGTGAAGCGTCTCCTGAGCACCGATGCTGAAGCTGTCAGCGTCC GCTGGGAAGTCATTGCTgaagatgaaacaaaagaagTGGACAACCATGGTTCGCTCACGAGCCTGGACATTTCTTCCCCAGGGATGTCAGGACATAAACAAGGCCATGGCTCCTCAG AACACGACGAACTGCGGGAGATATTTAATgacatcagcagcagcagtgaagatgaagatgagCGGGATCATCATGATGATGAAGACCTGAATATCATGGACACCGAGGAGGACTTGGAAAGGCAGCTGCAGGACAAACCAAACGAATCCGATGGGCAACAGCAGGAGAATGAGGGGTCCAACCAGATAGGTGAGTCAGGTGGCAATGCTGCAGAATCACTGGGGTGCCGGgcagctcagcctctgctgcaggTCTCTGCTCACTCTCTTCCAGTCATGGGCATCCAGAAACAGATTGACAACCTGAAGAGTAAACTCCAGGAGACCCAGGACAGGAGGAAGCGCCAGGAAGATCTCATCATGAAAGTAGAGAACCTAGCCCTCAAG ACTCGTCTCCAAGCTGTGCTGGATGAATTCAAACAGCAGGAAGAGCGAGAGAAGCAGCAG ATGACatctctgcaggagcagctggagTCCCTCATGGAGAAGTGA
- the TAF7L gene encoding transcription initiation factor TFIID subunit 7-like isoform X2 — translation MSKSKDDAPHELESQFVLRLPPEYASTVRRAVQSGSVNLKDRLTIELHADGRHGIVRVDRVPLAAKLVDLPCIIESLKTIDKKTFYKTADICQMLVCTVDGDLYPPLEEQTVSTDPKANKKKDKDREKKFIWNHGITLPLKNVRKRRFRKTAKKKYIESPDVEKEVKRLLSTDAEAVSVRWEVIAEDETKEVDNHGSLTSLDISSPGMSGHKQGHGSSEHDELREIFNDISSSSEDEDERDHHDDEDLNIMDTEEDLERQLQDKPNESDGQQQENEGSNQIVMGIQKQIDNLKSKLQETQDRRKRQEDLIMKVENLALKTRLQAVLDEFKQQEEREKQQMTSLQEQLESLMEK, via the exons ATGAGTAAGAGCAAGGACGACGCTCCGCATGAGCTGGAGAGCCAATTCGTGCTGCGGCTGCCGCCG GAATACGCCTCCACTGTGAGGAGAGCAGTTCAGTCCGGGAGCGTCAACCTGAAGGACAGACTCACCATTGAGCTGCACG CTGATGGGCGCCACGGGATCGTTCGTGTGGATCGAGTGCCGCTGGCAGCCAAGCTGGTGGACCTGCCCTGCATCATCGAGAGCTTAAAAACCATCGACAAGAAAACCTTCTATAAGACAGCAGATATCTGCCAG ATGCTTGTTTGCACTGTGGATGGCGATCTCTACCCTCCTTTGGAAGAGCAGACTGTGAGTACTGACCCcaaggcaaacaaaaaaaaggacaagGACCGAGAGAAGAAATTCATCTGGAACCATGGCA TTACTCTTCCCCTGAAAAATGTACGGAAGAGACGATTCCGGAAGACAGCTAAGAAGAAG TACATTGAATCTCCTGATGTTGAGAAGGAGGTGAAGCGTCTCCTGAGCACCGATGCTGAAGCTGTCAGCGTCC GCTGGGAAGTCATTGCTgaagatgaaacaaaagaagTGGACAACCATGGTTCGCTCACGAGCCTGGACATTTCTTCCCCAGGGATGTCAGGACATAAACAAGGCCATGGCTCCTCAG AACACGACGAACTGCGGGAGATATTTAATgacatcagcagcagcagtgaagatgaagatgagCGGGATCATCATGATGATGAAGACCTGAATATCATGGACACCGAGGAGGACTTGGAAAGGCAGCTGCAGGACAAACCAAACGAATCCGATGGGCAACAGCAGGAGAATGAGGGGTCCAACCAGATAG TCATGGGCATCCAGAAACAGATTGACAACCTGAAGAGTAAACTCCAGGAGACCCAGGACAGGAGGAAGCGCCAGGAAGATCTCATCATGAAAGTAGAGAACCTAGCCCTCAAG ACTCGTCTCCAAGCTGTGCTGGATGAATTCAAACAGCAGGAAGAGCGAGAGAAGCAGCAG ATGACatctctgcaggagcagctggagTCCCTCATGGAGAAGTGA
- the LOC104912110 gene encoding probable G-protein coupled receptor 34, with protein sequence MDPQSTPPPAIEVTQQLLGNSCCQIHDGFLSVTLPVMYSLIFAIGLLSNVLALWVFSFSIQRQTSITVYMRNLALSDLLLALCLPFRIAFQDRSEPRVFCNIVGAFFYLNMYVSITFLSLISLDRYLKIIRPLQKYRIHSVSCSTLASGMVWVVNFAFMLPFFFEKRGKGPCDHKCFHFRSKSTMAAAFNMAAVAAFFIVLLLFLYFYSKIFAKLHQVSSVKAQQLNKKTSTRAITKTFVVLIIFIVCFTPYHTVRIPYILAQIEAISSLPWKQGLHLANELVLCISALNSCLDPIIFFFLSSSFRRAVLCTIQGRLKGALLSNQGRLTPSRSVTEL encoded by the coding sequence ATGGACCCTCAGAGCACCCCCCCTCCTGCCATTGAAGTcactcagcagctcctgggcaACTCCTGCTGTCAGATCCACGATGGGTTCCTCTCAGTGACACTGCCTGTGATGTACTCACTGATCTTTGCCATTGGGCTGCTCAGCAATGTGCTGGCACTCTGGGTGTTTTCATTCAGCATACAGCGCCAGACCTCCATCACTGTGTACATGAGGAACCTGGCCCTCTCCGACCTCCTGCTGGCCCTCTGCCTGCCCTTCCGCATCGCCTTCCAGGACAGGAGTGAGCCCCGTGTCTTTTGCAATATTGTCGGGGCCTTCTTCTACCTCAACATGTATGTCAGCATCACTTTCCTTAGCCTGATCAGCCTGGACCGCTACCTGAAGATCATCCGGCCCCTCCAGAAATACAGGATTCACTCCGTGTCCTGCAGCACGTTGGCCTCTGGGATGGTTTGGGTGGTGAACTTTGCCTTCatgctgcctttctttttcgAGAAAAGAGGGAAGGGACCCTGTGACCATAAATGCTTCCATTTCAGGAGCAAAAGCACCATGGCAGCAGCCTTCAACATGGCCGCAGTAGCCGCCTTCTTCATCGTGCTGTTGCTCTTCCTCTACTTCTACAGCAAGATATTTGCCAAGCTGCACCAGGTCTCCTCAGTGAAGGCCCAGCAGCTGAACAAGAAGACCAGCACGAGAGCCATCACCAAGACCTTCGTGGTCCTGATCATCTTCATCGTCTGCTTCACCCCGTACCACACTGTCCGCATCCCTTACATCCTGGCGCAGATCGAGGCCATTTCCAGCCTGCCCTGGAAGCAAGGTCTGCACCTCGCTAACGAGCTCGTGCTCTGCATCTCAGCCCTCAACAGCTGCCTCGACCCCATTATCTTCTTCTTCTTGTCCAGCAGTTTCCGCAGGGCCGTGCTCTGCACCATCCAGGGCAGGCTGAAGGGAGCCCTGCTGAGCAACCAGGGCAGGCTGACCCCCAGCAGGTCTGTGACAGAATTGTAG